In the Klebsiella aerogenes KCTC 2190 genome, one interval contains:
- a CDS encoding membrane-bound PQQ-dependent dehydrogenase, glucose/quinate/shikimate family: MDEQKGHGRRIFFTIYRLLFVLLSFGIGIFLTIWGGKLLSLGGSAWYLLAGLAYLIIAVGYFTRSQYALPLAVITFLLTLVWALYEVQLSYWGLIPRLVVPALMLMLALWLAAAMPVARVRLANWSATVIFIALLATLVSAFYPHGGIHNGIVKAASDNSATQAAKSDNWEFFGRDASGTRFAPYTDITPENVHKLKVAWTYHTGRRLTGPAIGVDENTPLQIGDTLYSCTPLNVVTAIDADTGKARWRFDPHAQTAEHVTCRGVGYYDVQSDDTLSAEEKASPALQQCPQRIMVSTVDARLLALNAKTGELCDDFGDHGSVDLKQGMGDTENSKRYHPTSTPVIMGHIAVLGGWVRDIVHGEPSGVVRAFDVRDGKVVWAWDVGKPENITDPEKGRVYTLETPNVWTIPGFDKELNLVYLPTGNGPPDYWGGDRNEAKEKYGSAVVAVDASTGKTKWVFQTVYHDIWDYDLPSQPVLFHMKNEQGGDVPVLIQTTKTGQIYVLDRRTGKPVTRVEELPVAHQGAEGEHLSATQPFSTGMPQLGVEPLSEKSMWGVTPFDQLMCRIDFKESTYLGMYTPPSEKPYIEWPSLLGGMNWGGITIDERTGTLFVNDMRMPLRMSLVRKEEMAKYKVSTDEVPGFMGTVRPQVAGPYGGVRIDILQSALGVPCNTPPFGTMSAIDLNSRQLLWQVPMGSVEDTGPLGMKTHLHIPLGMPTLGGPTSTASGLVFFAGTQDNYLRALDSASGKELWRARLPVGAVAAPLVYKSPKTGKEYVLISAGGASHSPDVGDDIIAYALEE; this comes from the coding sequence ATGGACGAACAAAAAGGGCATGGTCGAAGGATTTTCTTCACCATCTACCGATTGCTTTTTGTGTTACTGAGTTTTGGCATTGGGATTTTCTTAACTATCTGGGGGGGCAAGCTGCTCTCGCTCGGCGGCAGCGCCTGGTATCTGTTAGCCGGTCTCGCTTATCTTATCATCGCCGTTGGGTACTTCACTCGTAGTCAATACGCGCTGCCTCTTGCTGTTATTACCTTCCTGTTAACCCTGGTCTGGGCGCTGTATGAAGTGCAGCTCAGCTACTGGGGCCTGATCCCTCGTCTGGTGGTTCCTGCGCTGATGCTAATGCTGGCCCTGTGGCTGGCGGCGGCGATGCCGGTTGCTCGCGTGCGTCTGGCGAACTGGAGCGCCACGGTTATTTTTATCGCGCTGCTGGCGACGCTGGTTTCGGCGTTCTATCCGCACGGCGGCATCCACAATGGCATCGTGAAAGCGGCGAGCGACAATAGCGCGACGCAGGCGGCAAAAAGCGATAACTGGGAGTTCTTTGGCCGCGATGCCTCCGGCACCCGTTTCGCGCCGTATACCGATATTACCCCGGAAAACGTTCATAAGCTGAAAGTCGCCTGGACCTACCACACAGGGCGCCGCCTGACCGGCCCGGCCATTGGCGTTGACGAAAATACGCCGCTGCAAATTGGCGATACGCTGTATTCCTGTACGCCGCTCAACGTGGTGACCGCCATTGATGCCGATACCGGCAAGGCGCGCTGGCGCTTTGACCCGCACGCGCAGACGGCGGAACATGTGACCTGCCGCGGTGTGGGTTACTATGACGTGCAGAGCGACGATACGCTCAGCGCGGAAGAAAAAGCGAGCCCGGCGCTGCAACAGTGTCCGCAGCGGATCATGGTATCGACCGTGGATGCGCGCCTGCTGGCGCTGAATGCAAAAACCGGCGAACTGTGCGATGACTTCGGCGACCACGGCAGCGTGGATCTGAAGCAGGGCATGGGCGACACCGAAAACAGCAAACGCTACCATCCGACTTCAACGCCGGTGATCATGGGGCATATTGCGGTGCTGGGCGGCTGGGTACGCGATATCGTACACGGCGAGCCATCCGGGGTCGTACGCGCTTTTGACGTACGCGATGGTAAAGTCGTCTGGGCCTGGGATGTCGGCAAGCCGGAAAATATCACCGACCCGGAAAAAGGCCGCGTTTATACCCTCGAAACGCCGAACGTGTGGACCATTCCCGGCTTTGATAAAGAGCTGAATCTGGTCTATCTGCCGACCGGCAACGGGCCGCCGGACTACTGGGGCGGCGATCGTAATGAAGCGAAAGAGAAATATGGCTCCGCGGTGGTGGCGGTGGATGCCAGTACCGGTAAAACAAAATGGGTTTTCCAGACCGTTTACCACGATATCTGGGATTATGATCTCCCATCGCAGCCGGTACTGTTCCACATGAAAAACGAGCAGGGCGGGGACGTCCCGGTGCTGATCCAGACCACCAAAACCGGACAGATTTACGTGCTCGATCGCCGCACTGGTAAACCGGTGACCCGTGTTGAAGAACTGCCCGTCGCTCATCAGGGGGCGGAGGGCGAACATCTGTCTGCCACCCAGCCGTTCTCTACCGGCATGCCGCAGTTAGGCGTCGAGCCGTTGAGCGAAAAATCAATGTGGGGCGTGACGCCGTTCGACCAACTGATGTGCCGTATCGATTTTAAAGAGTCGACCTACCTTGGCATGTATACGCCGCCGTCAGAGAAACCGTATATTGAGTGGCCAAGCCTGCTCGGCGGCATGAACTGGGGCGGCATCACCATCGATGAACGTACCGGTACGCTGTTCGTCAACGATATGCGTATGCCGTTGCGGATGTCGCTGGTGCGCAAGGAAGAGATGGCGAAATACAAAGTCTCCACCGACGAAGTCCCTGGCTTTATGGGTACCGTTCGCCCGCAAGTTGCCGGGCCTTACGGCGGCGTGCGTATCGACATCCTGCAGTCCGCGCTGGGCGTGCCCTGTAATACCCCGCCGTTTGGTACCATGAGCGCTATTGACCTGAATAGCCGTCAGCTACTGTGGCAGGTGCCGATGGGCTCGGTAGAAGATACCGGTCCGCTGGGGATGAAAACCCATCTGCATATCCCGCTGGGAATGCCGACCCTGGGCGGCCCAACCTCTACCGCCTCTGGGCTGGTATTCTTCGCCGGTACCCAGGATAACTACCTGCGGGCGCTGGATTCCGCCAGCGGTAAAGAGCTGTGGCGCGCTCGCTTGCCGGTTGGCGCGGTAGCGGCGCCGCTGGTCTACAAATCGCCGAAAACAGGCAAAGAGTATGTGCTGATTTCCGCCGGCGGCGCCAGCCACTCGCCGGACGTCGGGGACGATATCATCGCCTACGCGCTGGAGGAATAA
- a CDS encoding anti-virulence regulator CigR family protein has translation MIKRRTLKSALAAVISLAVLAAPVYANPGNGNGGGGGHGNSGGGGNHGNSGGNHGNSGNHGNSSDHSNKGQGNDKSKEDHGNRKNYGKPDHVDSDISFSRARSLAVNYGLVGYQALPPGIAKNVVRGKPLPPGIAKKTLPASMINDLPYYPGYEWRAVGDDLVLVALSTAIVTSVINGVFD, from the coding sequence ATGATTAAGCGTCGCACTCTCAAATCTGCACTTGCGGCGGTTATTTCGCTCGCCGTCCTTGCCGCGCCAGTTTATGCCAACCCTGGTAATGGCAACGGGGGTGGCGGAGGTCATGGCAATAGCGGCGGAGGTGGCAACCACGGTAATAGCGGTGGAAACCACGGCAATAGCGGTAACCATGGCAACAGCAGTGACCACAGCAACAAAGGCCAGGGAAATGATAAGTCGAAAGAGGATCACGGTAACCGTAAAAACTACGGCAAACCCGACCATGTCGACTCTGATATTAGCTTCTCGCGAGCCCGTTCTCTGGCGGTGAATTATGGTCTGGTAGGTTATCAGGCGCTACCGCCGGGTATTGCTAAAAATGTGGTTCGCGGCAAACCATTACCTCCAGGTATTGCCAAAAAAACGTTGCCGGCATCTATGATTAACGATCTGCCTTACTACCCGGGTTATGAATGGCGTGCAGTGGGCGATGATTTAGTGCTGGTTGCGTTAAGTACCGCAATCGTCACTTCCGTCATTAACGGCGTTTTTGATTAA
- a CDS encoding ABC transporter ATP-binding protein: protein MNQPYLIEVNGLKKYFPLRDGLFGQQTGELRAVDDVSFNIRPGTIFGLVGESGSGKTTVGRTLLGLYEKTAGSIKFRGQELSELSAAAMQTLRPKIQLVFQDPYSSLNPRIRIGEAIGEAMLQHKLCTRAELYEKVIAVMKICGLAPQHYHRFPHEFSGGQRQRIGIARALILNPDFIVADEPISALDVSIQAQIINLFADLRDERGVTFLFISHDLGVVEHLCDDVAVMYLGQLVETASRDALFSRPLHPYTQALLAAVPTLDPESEPQAVVQGEIPDPSRPPEGCRFSSRCPQASDHCRRQAPTLREISPGHLVACHWAG, encoded by the coding sequence ATGAACCAGCCCTATTTAATTGAAGTTAATGGCTTGAAAAAGTATTTCCCGCTGCGCGACGGCCTGTTCGGCCAGCAGACCGGCGAACTGCGCGCGGTCGATGACGTCAGTTTTAATATCCGTCCGGGAACGATTTTCGGCCTCGTCGGAGAATCCGGTAGTGGTAAAACCACCGTTGGCCGCACCTTGCTTGGCTTGTATGAAAAGACCGCCGGCAGCATTAAATTCCGCGGTCAGGAGTTATCCGAACTGTCAGCGGCAGCAATGCAGACCCTACGACCGAAAATTCAACTGGTGTTTCAGGATCCCTATAGTTCACTGAACCCACGCATTCGCATCGGCGAGGCGATTGGCGAGGCGATGCTGCAGCATAAACTATGCACGCGCGCTGAACTCTATGAGAAAGTCATTGCGGTGATGAAGATATGCGGGCTGGCGCCTCAGCATTACCACCGTTTTCCGCATGAATTTTCCGGCGGTCAGCGGCAGCGCATCGGCATCGCCCGCGCGCTTATCCTCAATCCGGACTTTATCGTCGCCGATGAACCCATTTCCGCACTCGATGTGTCGATTCAGGCGCAGATTATCAATCTGTTTGCCGACCTGCGCGACGAGCGTGGCGTCACCTTTCTATTCATCTCCCATGACCTTGGAGTTGTAGAGCATTTGTGCGACGACGTGGCGGTGATGTACCTCGGTCAACTGGTGGAAACCGCCAGCCGCGATGCGCTGTTTAGCCGCCCTCTTCATCCCTATACCCAGGCGCTGCTGGCCGCGGTACCCACCCTCGATCCCGAAAGCGAACCGCAGGCGGTCGTCCAGGGAGAAATCCCGGATCCGTCGCGCCCGCCTGAGGGCTGCCGGTTTTCGTCACGCTGCCCGCAGGCAAGTGACCACTGCCGCCGTCAGGCGCCGACGCTTCGTGAAATTTCGCCTGGACACCTGGTCGCCTGTCATTGGGCAGGATAA
- a CDS encoding ABC transporter ATP-binding protein, producing MSTPLISFKQLSVSFAAEGSRVRAVQEVSFSIQAGQTVGIVGESGCGKSVTAMSLMGLLPPQAARIDGGEILFEGRDLLKLKARHMADLRGNQLAMIFQEPMSALNPVLTIGEQLCEPLIRHRGDSPQAAWQRAIHLLNEVGLARSESLMAYYPHQLSGGMLQRVMIAMALSCGPQLLIADEPTTALDVTVQAQILRLIRDRARESQMAMLLITHDLGVIAQMAERVVVMYAGRIVEQGTTVEVLRQPQHPYTRGLIASRPVPGARRRRLYSIPGQVPDLAQLPAGCAFADRCEQATARCRQDIPPLLGSSHQAACFYSQFAESVA from the coding sequence ATGAGCACGCCATTAATTTCTTTTAAGCAACTTTCGGTCTCTTTCGCTGCTGAAGGGAGCCGGGTGCGCGCGGTACAGGAAGTCTCTTTTTCGATTCAGGCCGGGCAAACGGTAGGTATCGTCGGTGAGTCCGGCTGCGGCAAAAGCGTGACCGCCATGTCGCTAATGGGCCTATTGCCTCCCCAGGCCGCGCGCATTGACGGCGGCGAGATCCTTTTCGAAGGACGCGATCTGCTCAAGCTGAAAGCGCGTCACATGGCCGACCTGCGCGGCAACCAGTTGGCGATGATCTTCCAGGAGCCGATGTCGGCGCTCAACCCGGTACTGACCATAGGCGAACAGCTCTGCGAGCCGCTCATCCGCCACCGCGGCGACTCGCCGCAAGCCGCCTGGCAGCGTGCAATACACCTGTTGAACGAGGTGGGACTGGCGCGCAGCGAAAGCCTGATGGCGTACTATCCACATCAGCTTTCCGGCGGCATGCTACAGCGGGTAATGATCGCCATGGCGCTGAGCTGCGGGCCGCAATTATTGATAGCGGATGAACCAACTACCGCGCTGGATGTCACCGTGCAGGCGCAGATCCTGCGTCTGATACGTGACCGCGCGCGCGAAAGCCAGATGGCGATGCTGCTGATCACCCACGATCTGGGGGTGATCGCGCAGATGGCCGAAAGGGTCGTCGTAATGTATGCCGGGCGGATTGTCGAACAGGGAACCACCGTCGAGGTGCTGCGCCAGCCCCAGCACCCCTATACCCGCGGACTTATCGCCTCGCGTCCGGTGCCGGGCGCGCGCCGCCGGCGGCTTTACTCCATTCCCGGTCAGGTGCCGGATCTCGCGCAACTGCCTGCGGGCTGCGCGTTTGCCGATCGCTGCGAACAGGCAACCGCACGCTGCCGTCAGGACATCCCGCCACTTTTAGGGTCCTCGCATCAGGCGGCCTGTTTTTATAGTCAATTCGCGGAGTCGGTGGCATGA
- the opp4C gene encoding oligopeptide ABC transporter permease: MITSLFGYRRRLRQATIPALAQITPSPWRQAWRQLRRNRMAMLCLILLAVMATWCVLGPMWSPWKDDATDALMINKPPGAEHWLGTDFLGRDIYTRLLLAGRISLIIGLLTMLLSVTLGYLLGALSGYVGGLTDKLIMRLADLVMTIPSLPLLIVAGAMLSELDFSPDSRIWMVVIMLSLLEWPKLARLVRGQCLSLRERDFMLATQVLGLSARRRLFGHLLPNTIPILVVMATMAVANAILSESALSYLGLGVVPPTPSWGNMMDAANSLIDFQRRPWLWMPPGIAIFITVIAINVLGDGLRDAMDPKMKQRLK, encoded by the coding sequence ATGATAACTTCCCTGTTTGGTTACCGTCGCCGCCTGCGCCAGGCGACAATCCCCGCGCTTGCGCAAATAACCCCATCTCCATGGCGTCAGGCATGGCGCCAGCTGCGCCGCAACCGGATGGCGATGCTGTGTTTAATCCTGCTTGCGGTGATGGCCACGTGGTGCGTACTCGGACCGATGTGGTCGCCGTGGAAAGATGACGCCACCGATGCGCTGATGATCAACAAACCACCCGGCGCAGAACACTGGTTAGGTACCGATTTTCTTGGCCGCGATATCTATACGCGTTTACTGCTGGCCGGGCGCATTTCACTGATAATCGGCCTGCTGACCATGCTGCTGTCGGTGACGCTTGGCTATCTACTGGGTGCGCTGTCGGGCTATGTCGGCGGACTCACCGATAAACTGATTATGCGGCTGGCCGATCTGGTGATGACGATCCCCAGTTTGCCTTTATTAATCGTCGCCGGCGCGATGCTCTCCGAGCTCGATTTTTCGCCGGATTCCCGCATCTGGATGGTGGTGATTATGCTCAGCCTGCTGGAGTGGCCAAAGCTGGCGCGGCTGGTGCGCGGGCAGTGCCTGTCGCTACGCGAGCGCGATTTTATGCTGGCGACGCAGGTTCTGGGACTGTCGGCGCGCCGCCGCCTGTTCGGTCACCTGCTGCCCAATACCATCCCGATTCTGGTGGTGATGGCGACAATGGCGGTCGCTAACGCCATTCTGAGCGAATCGGCGCTGAGCTACCTTGGCCTTGGCGTAGTACCGCCGACGCCGTCGTGGGGCAATATGATGGATGCCGCCAACAGCCTGATTGATTTCCAGCGGCGCCCCTGGCTATGGATGCCTCCTGGGATTGCCATCTTTATTACCGTCATTGCTATCAACGTGCTGGGCGACGGCCTGCGCGACGCGATGGACCCGAAAATGAAACAGAGGCTGAAATGA
- a CDS encoding ABC transporter permease has product MKNFILRRLLQTLPMLLLASFIIFMLFAKTPGDFIDGNITLTAARAAELKAIYGLDQPLFTRYLHWLGQLLRGDLGFSLQYQIPVSQLLNQYIWNSFLLASVALVFYWGIGLTVGVVSALRPNSWFDHLVSIAVFAAMSFPTFFLCLLLIKWFAVDLHWLPVGGMTNTGSDDSGWQYVLQVAAHLVLPVLALVMLQAGSLTRYFRASMLDVVKMDFIRTARAKGLRERTVIMKHALRNALLPVITLLGFELPGLFSGAIITEKVFNWPGAGHIHIDSLAARDYPVLMGFTLFLAVLTIIGNLLADVLYAWADPRIRVR; this is encoded by the coding sequence ATGAAAAATTTCATCCTGAGGCGCCTATTGCAAACGCTACCGATGCTGCTGCTGGCCTCCTTTATCATTTTTATGCTCTTTGCTAAAACTCCCGGCGATTTTATCGATGGCAACATCACCTTGACGGCCGCCCGCGCCGCCGAACTGAAGGCGATATACGGTCTCGACCAGCCGCTCTTCACCCGCTACCTTCACTGGCTGGGGCAACTGCTGCGCGGGGATTTAGGCTTCTCGCTGCAATACCAGATCCCGGTCAGCCAGTTACTGAACCAGTACATCTGGAACTCCTTCCTGCTGGCTAGCGTGGCGCTGGTCTTCTACTGGGGTATCGGCCTGACGGTTGGCGTTGTCTCCGCGCTCAGACCTAATTCATGGTTCGATCATCTGGTGAGTATCGCGGTGTTCGCCGCCATGTCCTTTCCCACCTTTTTCCTCTGCCTGCTGCTGATTAAGTGGTTTGCCGTCGACCTGCACTGGCTGCCGGTAGGCGGGATGACCAATACCGGTAGCGACGATAGCGGCTGGCAGTATGTGCTGCAGGTCGCCGCCCATCTGGTACTGCCGGTACTGGCGCTGGTGATGCTGCAGGCCGGCAGCCTGACGCGCTATTTTCGCGCCAGCATGCTTGACGTGGTGAAGATGGATTTCATTCGTACTGCCCGTGCTAAAGGGCTGCGAGAACGCACGGTTATCATGAAACACGCGCTGCGCAATGCGCTACTGCCGGTCATCACCCTGCTTGGCTTTGAACTGCCGGGATTGTTCTCTGGCGCCATCATTACCGAAAAAGTATTTAACTGGCCGGGCGCCGGGCACATTCATATCGATTCGCTGGCCGCTCGCGATTATCCGGTATTGATGGGGTTTACCCTGTTTCTGGCGGTGCTGACGATCATCGGTAATTTACTGGCCGATGTGCTCTACGCGTGGGCCGATCCGCGCATTCGAGTGAGGTAA
- a CDS encoding ABC transporter substrate-binding protein translates to MSRLRQGLKTRQTRFALALKVALLGSMVAFSSVANADDILKEGITPATDASQIPASAKLRKDTVVAGISEPQGIFNPYFFVNGWDENVTNVIFSRLIDWDSQGKLVPGLAESWTVSADNKVYTIKLRPNLTFSDGSPLTAEDVAFTLTVLLDPKYDGDTDITLANIAGGAEYKAGKADSVSGLKVIDPLTLQVTTTQPGATTLAKIGGPVLSKAWYGKGYQRGNLDYLRSLHGKPLGNGPYVYDKYIPGQEIRFHANTHFYRGTPPTPRFIYRVTNPSTNFQLFQTGETDYDAFTSRPDDIEQLKMLGFANINLYGSSDYSQVEFNLHRPALQDKKVRQALIYGLDRQKLIDVVYQGYGKVAIEPIAPISWAFNAQGVNPYHYDPVQAKKLLDEAGWLPGADGIRVKDGKRLELTLLASKKVINDALIPIAKENWRQIGVLLKPQVVDFNALMAQRKAGNYDLASFSTSTLNDPHDGVWDFYSSEAKESGYHNAEVDKLINAGNAVLDVEQRKPIYHQLYQVLAEDPPVILLGYREILSASSARVTGFKPDIYNGLTGSLPDVKIVK, encoded by the coding sequence TTGTCCAGATTACGGCAAGGATTAAAAACCCGACAAACGCGCTTCGCGCTGGCGCTGAAAGTGGCGTTGCTCGGTAGCATGGTGGCATTTTCTTCTGTCGCCAACGCCGACGATATTCTTAAAGAAGGGATCACTCCCGCAACCGATGCCAGCCAGATCCCGGCCAGCGCCAAACTGCGTAAAGACACGGTAGTGGCCGGCATTTCCGAACCGCAGGGGATCTTTAACCCTTACTTCTTCGTCAACGGTTGGGATGAGAACGTCACCAACGTTATTTTCTCGCGCCTGATTGACTGGGACAGTCAGGGTAAGCTGGTGCCGGGGCTGGCTGAGAGCTGGACGGTGAGCGCGGATAACAAAGTCTATACCATCAAATTACGCCCAAACCTGACCTTCAGCGACGGATCGCCACTCACCGCGGAGGATGTCGCCTTTACGCTGACCGTTCTTCTCGATCCGAAATATGACGGCGATACCGATATTACTCTGGCCAATATCGCCGGCGGCGCAGAATATAAAGCCGGCAAAGCCGATAGCGTGAGCGGCCTAAAAGTTATCGATCCGCTGACCTTACAGGTTACTACCACCCAGCCGGGCGCGACAACGCTGGCGAAAATCGGCGGTCCGGTATTATCGAAAGCCTGGTACGGCAAAGGGTATCAACGCGGAAATCTGGATTATCTGCGCTCTCTGCACGGAAAACCGCTGGGTAACGGTCCTTATGTCTACGATAAATATATTCCCGGGCAGGAGATTCGCTTCCACGCCAACACGCATTTTTATCGCGGTACGCCGCCAACGCCGCGCTTTATCTATCGCGTGACCAATCCGTCTACCAATTTCCAGCTATTCCAGACCGGCGAAACCGACTACGACGCCTTCACCTCGCGCCCGGATGATATTGAGCAGCTTAAGATGCTCGGTTTTGCCAATATCAACCTGTACGGCTCCAGCGACTACAGCCAGGTGGAGTTCAACCTCCATCGCCCGGCGCTGCAGGATAAAAAAGTGCGTCAGGCGCTGATTTACGGGCTGGACCGCCAGAAGTTAATCGACGTGGTGTATCAGGGATACGGTAAGGTAGCCATTGAACCAATCGCGCCTATTTCCTGGGCCTTCAATGCGCAGGGCGTCAACCCCTACCATTACGATCCGGTGCAAGCGAAAAAACTGCTCGATGAAGCGGGCTGGCTGCCTGGCGCCGATGGCATCCGCGTGAAAGACGGTAAGCGGCTGGAATTGACCCTACTGGCGAGCAAAAAAGTCATTAACGATGCGCTGATCCCAATTGCCAAAGAGAACTGGCGGCAGATAGGCGTGCTGCTGAAACCGCAGGTGGTTGATTTCAACGCGCTGATGGCGCAGCGCAAAGCGGGTAATTACGATCTGGCGTCGTTTAGCACCAGTACTCTCAACGATCCGCATGACGGCGTGTGGGACTTCTACAGCAGCGAGGCCAAAGAGTCGGGCTATCACAACGCTGAAGTCGATAAGCTTATCAATGCGGGCAACGCGGTGCTGGATGTCGAACAACGCAAGCCTATCTATCACCAGCTGTATCAGGTGCTGGCCGAGGATCCGCCGGTTATCCTGCTGGGATACCGGGAAATTCTTTCCGCCAGCAGCGCCCGGGTGACCGGCTTTAAGCCGGATATCTATAACGGCCTCACCGGCAGTTTGCCGGACGTGAAAATCGTGAAGTAA
- a CDS encoding CatA-like O-acetyltransferase, family 1 gives MAHYRVIDKASWPRLDHFTFYRTFANPSFNLCVPVEAQQLYTCAKDRGVSFFQLALFGLLRAANAVPQLKQRLRNDDIIEYDAISVMTPIMTASEGFRQVWCDNAADFPAFSAAATPRIEAARSTNPSPLIVEEENFFCASCLPWLHFSAMTHAEYYVGAAVPALTWGKLKNGIIPVAGRFNHAFVDGLHASRFYAEVEYYFANPQALWLPVEARD, from the coding sequence GTGGCACATTATCGCGTTATTGATAAAGCGAGCTGGCCTCGCCTGGATCACTTTACGTTCTACCGTACCTTTGCCAATCCCAGCTTCAATCTGTGCGTGCCGGTAGAAGCGCAACAGTTGTACACCTGCGCGAAAGACCGGGGCGTTTCCTTCTTTCAACTGGCGTTATTCGGCCTGTTGCGTGCGGCCAACGCCGTACCGCAGTTGAAACAGCGCCTGCGCAACGACGATATCATCGAATATGACGCCATCTCGGTGATGACGCCGATCATGACGGCCAGCGAAGGTTTTCGCCAGGTATGGTGCGATAACGCCGCTGATTTCCCCGCGTTTAGCGCCGCCGCAACGCCGCGCATTGAGGCCGCAAGAAGCACCAATCCCTCACCGCTTATTGTGGAAGAAGAAAATTTCTTTTGCGCCAGTTGCCTGCCGTGGCTGCACTTCAGCGCCATGACCCATGCGGAATACTACGTGGGCGCGGCGGTGCCCGCCCTGACGTGGGGGAAACTGAAAAATGGCATCATTCCGGTTGCCGGCCGATTTAATCACGCTTTTGTGGATGGCCTGCACGCCAGCCGTTTTTATGCCGAAGTTGAATATTATTTCGCTAACCCGCAGGCCCTGTGGCTGCCGGTTGAGGCCCGCGATTAG
- a CDS encoding glyoxalase/bleomycin resistance/extradiol dioxygenase family protein has protein sequence MKVAHIALWTRHLEQQARFWVEFFAGEINEKYRSKTNPGFESYFVKIGSDVAIELMTKPGLHDSTHDNNHTGWVHLAIAVGGTEQVNALAKRAEMAGILVSAPRTTGDGYYEAVIKDPDGNLVEIVA, from the coding sequence ATGAAAGTTGCCCATATCGCCCTCTGGACCCGCCATCTTGAGCAGCAAGCACGCTTTTGGGTGGAGTTTTTTGCCGGTGAAATCAACGAAAAATACCGTAGTAAAACCAATCCTGGTTTTGAATCCTACTTTGTAAAAATTGGCTCTGACGTGGCCATTGAGTTAATGACCAAACCCGGTTTACATGACTCGACCCACGATAACAACCATACGGGGTGGGTGCATCTGGCGATCGCCGTCGGCGGCACGGAACAGGTGAATGCGTTAGCCAAACGCGCTGAAATGGCGGGAATTTTAGTCTCTGCCCCACGCACCACCGGCGATGGCTATTATGAGGCGGTTATCAAAGACCCTGATGGAAACCTGGTGGAAATCGTCGCATAG
- a CDS encoding DeoR/GlpR family DNA-binding transcription regulator produces MLDYAAFPQQRQALICQILQEDGRVVCADLAQRLQVSEHTIRRDLHELSKDGYCKKVYGGAVMTLPESMEYNERKEKNRATKSRIAQKCAQLVKPGGCIFIDTGTTNLAMAEALPGELALTVVTNSPEIAAVLLKKPLYEVVMLGGLVQRAAGGCVGASAVAQVQGILFDQGFIGGCAMAPESGLTGFDHADCEFKKAVIKQCSEIIVGLTSDKIPAVARFVVAESSAIDVLVVEENISRKYRDAFREHEIRIYTV; encoded by the coding sequence GTGCTCGATTATGCAGCTTTCCCTCAGCAACGACAAGCGCTGATTTGTCAGATCCTGCAGGAGGACGGTAGGGTCGTCTGCGCCGATCTGGCCCAGCGCTTACAGGTCTCTGAACACACTATTCGCCGCGATCTTCATGAGTTGAGCAAAGACGGATATTGTAAGAAAGTCTACGGCGGCGCGGTGATGACCCTGCCGGAATCCATGGAGTACAACGAACGTAAAGAGAAAAACAGGGCAACAAAGAGCAGAATCGCACAGAAATGCGCACAGCTAGTGAAACCGGGCGGCTGTATTTTTATTGATACCGGCACCACCAATCTGGCCATGGCGGAAGCGCTACCGGGCGAACTGGCCTTAACCGTGGTTACCAATTCTCCGGAAATCGCGGCGGTTCTGCTTAAAAAACCGCTTTACGAGGTTGTGATGCTCGGAGGTTTGGTGCAACGCGCGGCAGGCGGTTGTGTCGGCGCATCGGCGGTGGCCCAGGTGCAGGGGATCCTCTTCGATCAGGGATTTATTGGCGGCTGCGCAATGGCTCCGGAGTCAGGTCTAACCGGCTTTGATCACGCCGATTGTGAATTTAAGAAAGCGGTTATCAAACAGTGCAGTGAAATTATCGTTGGCTTAACCTCAGATAAAATCCCCGCCGTCGCGCGTTTTGTGGTAGCTGAAAGCAGCGCCATTGACGTGCTGGTGGTGGAGGAAAACATCAGCCGTAAATACCGGGATGCTTTCCGTGAACACGAGATCCGTATCTATACCGTTTAA